The following proteins are encoded in a genomic region of Oscillospiraceae bacterium:
- a CDS encoding DEAD/DEAH box helicase family protein: MKVELYTFQKNALSKLRAKTAEALCSYRHTRTPQVVSYTAPTGAGKTIIMASLVEIILFGDILYSDQPDAIFVWLSDSPELNAQSKQKFDLKADKIRLDQCVTVEDESFDRETLEDGHIYFLNTQKLGKSSNLTKHSDGRQYTIWETLRNTALEKYDRLYFIIDEAHRGMQGREAGRATTIMQKFLIGSPEDDLPQMPLVIGISATVDRFNALVAGTTSTRYFVKTSEEEVRVSGLLKDRIVITYPDTKNNEMAVLQAAADDWKQKWDHWSQYCYEQHYAYVNPIFVVQVQNSTGTRISDTDLDDCLQIIEERTGMRFQDGDVVHTFGQTTSTLRVNGIDVRYEEPSRISDDKRIKVVFFKENLSTGWDCPRAETMMSFRHAADATYIAQLLGRMVRTPMQMHIQVDDILNDVHLYLPYFSVGTVKNVVEAFQSTEGGSIPTDVCEESFGSKKYETLTVRPNYSAGIKQVSIKPTQTQEPGSGSRTGINDESSSIKQQDEVTQPIDLNASKSEEAETQLNQPFAGNPAPFMKISEREEVVKAINELGLLTYDVRSVVISNYLLSLFALVRLLSQSGYDNDISEVVADEIVDIIHNYICTLKSSNKYGDLAEKVMQFKMNTEVFDVFGESVDNHQIHDLFSSTDTDIERQFRLAETKLGNEGISFSYGNKYADYNNPSSYKIDIIIFTDNSACMDKLNEYAKEKFHEINDRYRRKTIGFPDKYKKKYDGIVSDGDIVSKHNFRLPETIIYDHASDGKDYTDHLFVDDSGKATISLNGWEQGVLKEEQENEKFVFWLRNPPRKPWSLCIPYEINGEKKPTYPDFIIIRKDDSTGYVVDILEPHDPTRIDNLGKAKGFAEYARQNPGVGRIQLIRKDKSGGFKRLDMSKSAVRDKVSHVMTNEELDHVFYTDGFFDN; encoded by the coding sequence ATGAAAGTCGAATTATACACTTTTCAAAAAAATGCGCTTTCAAAATTGAGAGCTAAAACAGCCGAAGCGCTCTGTTCTTATCGCCATACCCGTACACCTCAGGTGGTTTCCTATACAGCGCCGACCGGAGCAGGTAAAACCATTATCATGGCGTCTCTTGTCGAAATCATTTTGTTCGGCGATATATTATACTCTGACCAACCCGATGCAATTTTCGTCTGGCTTTCGGATTCACCTGAACTCAACGCACAATCAAAACAAAAGTTCGATTTGAAAGCGGATAAAATCCGTTTGGACCAATGTGTTACCGTTGAAGATGAATCCTTTGATCGGGAAACTCTTGAAGACGGCCACATCTATTTCTTGAATACACAAAAACTCGGCAAGAGCAGCAACCTGACCAAGCATTCGGACGGTCGGCAATACACCATTTGGGAAACACTGCGCAATACCGCACTTGAAAAATATGACCGTCTGTATTTTATAATCGATGAGGCACACCGGGGCATGCAGGGACGCGAAGCCGGTCGAGCAACCACCATCATGCAAAAGTTTCTGATCGGCAGCCCCGAAGATGATCTCCCTCAGATGCCGCTTGTGATCGGAATCAGCGCAACAGTCGACCGATTCAATGCGCTTGTCGCCGGCACGACGTCGACCAGATATTTTGTAAAAACATCCGAAGAAGAAGTTCGCGTTTCGGGGCTGTTGAAAGACAGAATTGTAATTACATATCCGGATACGAAAAACAATGAAATGGCGGTTCTTCAGGCAGCCGCTGATGACTGGAAACAAAAATGGGACCACTGGTCACAGTATTGTTATGAACAGCATTATGCCTATGTGAATCCTATATTTGTAGTCCAGGTACAAAACAGCACGGGAACACGTATTTCGGACACCGATTTGGATGACTGTCTGCAGATAATTGAAGAACGAACCGGTATGCGGTTTCAGGATGGCGATGTGGTTCATACATTCGGTCAGACAACATCGACTCTGCGCGTAAACGGAATTGATGTAAGGTATGAAGAGCCTTCCCGAATTTCCGATGATAAACGAATAAAAGTTGTATTCTTTAAAGAGAATTTATCAACCGGTTGGGATTGTCCCCGTGCTGAGACCATGATGTCGTTCAGACATGCAGCCGACGCAACTTATATTGCGCAGCTTCTTGGGCGAATGGTCAGGACGCCTATGCAAATGCACATCCAGGTTGATGATATTTTGAACGATGTTCATCTGTACCTGCCGTATTTCAGCGTCGGCACAGTAAAGAACGTTGTGGAAGCATTTCAAAGCACTGAAGGAGGCAGCATTCCGACAGACGTATGCGAGGAATCATTCGGTTCAAAAAAATACGAAACCTTGACAGTCCGTCCGAACTACAGTGCAGGTATTAAGCAAGTGAGTATTAAACCAACGCAGACACAGGAACCCGGTTCGGGATCACGAACGGGTATTAACGATGAATCTTCTTCGATTAAACAACAAGATGAAGTAACTCAACCCATCGATTTAAATGCATCAAAATCGGAAGAGGCAGAGACCCAATTAAACCAACCTTTTGCAGGCAATCCCGCTCCTTTCATGAAAATTTCGGAAAGAGAAGAAGTCGTGAAGGCAATTAACGAACTTGGTTTACTGACTTATGATGTTCGCAGCGTCGTAATCAGCAATTACTTGTTGTCTTTATTCGCTCTTGTTCGTTTACTGAGCCAATCGGGTTATGATAACGATATTTCTGAAGTTGTTGCCGATGAAATCGTTGATATAATCCACAATTATATCTGCACATTAAAATCATCCAATAAATACGGGGATTTAGCAGAAAAAGTTATGCAGTTCAAAATGAACACAGAGGTTTTTGATGTTTTCGGCGAATCTGTGGACAATCATCAGATTCACGACTTGTTTTCCTCAACGGATACGGATATTGAACGGCAGTTCCGCCTTGCGGAGACCAAACTCGGTAACGAGGGCATAAGCTTTTCTTATGGTAATAAATACGCAGATTATAATAATCCGAGCAGTTACAAAATTGATATCATCATTTTCACCGATAACAGTGCCTGTATGGACAAACTGAACGAATATGCGAAAGAGAAGTTCCATGAGATCAACGATCGGTACAGGCGGAAAACGATAGGTTTTCCTGATAAATATAAAAAGAAGTATGACGGCATCGTATCGGACGGAGATATCGTAAGCAAACATAATTTCCGGCTTCCCGAAACAATTATTTATGATCACGCGTCGGATGGAAAAGACTATACAGACCATCTCTTTGTCGATGATTCGGGAAAAGCAACCATATCTCTGAACGGTTGGGAACAAGGGGTTCTTAAAGAAGAACAAGAAAATGAAAAATTCGTTTTCTGGCTTCGCAATCCCCCAAGAAAACCGTGGTCTTTGTGCATTCCTTATGAAATAAACGGCGAAAAAAAGCCGACATATCCTGATTTTATCATTATCCGAAAAGACGATTCAACCGGTTATGTGGTCGATATTCTGGAGCCGCATGATCCGACGAGAATCGATAACCTCGGAAAAGCAAAAGGGTTTGCCGAATATGCAAGGCAAAACCCCGGAGTCGGCCGAATTCAGCTTATCCGAAAAGATAAATCAGGTGGTTTCAAGAGACTTGATATGTCAAAAAGCGCTGTGCGGGATAAGGTGTCTCATGTTATGACCAATGAAGAACTGGATCATGTATTCTACACGGACGGCTTTTTTGATAATTGA
- a CDS encoding DNA methyltransferase, whose translation MAAINDLIRQIEDKKLRERLEQEVNKLSKQKKFGLVFEEHIPECTPLYGIEIRRDSLAAKKAGEVNDVYRVKEIHNDIAVCVRRSTNSEESIALSDLVAIAQFGEPIYPTLLPVDAVENAPDSKLWHTLIEADNYHALQLLEYLYPKKVDCIYIDPPYNTGARDWKYNNYYVDSSDTYRHSKWLSMMQKRLKIAKRILNPNNSVLIVTIDEKEYLHLGCLLEEMFPEANIQMVSTLTARSGAARFNSFSRVNEFIYFVMNGNYTITPIDNANYQKEGDDIHWRSFRRGNPANIRTSRPSQFYPLYIDKNTHKIIKVGDPITSEVNRFSVSKMENCETVFPVRDDGTEMMWSVTPNACRHLVEKGYIKASKYQKDKPQQFALSYLSSGTIKDIETGKVSVRGYTEDGGIIASNLESRKAMPKTQWSFETHDARDYGTKVLKNILDETRFDFPKSLYAVEDCIKLFCLNNPNALIVDFFAGSGTTLHAVNLLNAEDGGHRRCIMVTNNEVSDDEAKTLKAQSFQPGDPEWEKLGIARYVTWPRTVCSIEGHDINGNPLKGDYLGSERAMSGGFASNCEYFKLGFLDKNAVALGKQFKEILPLLWLKSGAAGKRPTLQNDGLPNMMILPQNEFAVLINEHGFLEFEKELDKYPEIKTVFIVTNSEAGYREMISGMDGKMTFQLYRDYLDNFRINCRR comes from the coding sequence ATGGCGGCAATTAACGATCTGATAAGGCAAATCGAAGATAAAAAACTTCGTGAACGTTTGGAACAAGAGGTCAATAAACTTTCAAAGCAAAAAAAGTTCGGGCTTGTCTTTGAGGAACATATCCCGGAATGCACTCCGCTTTACGGCATCGAGATACGCCGCGATTCTCTTGCAGCGAAAAAAGCCGGCGAAGTGAACGACGTATATCGTGTCAAGGAGATTCATAACGACATCGCTGTATGCGTTCGCCGTTCAACAAATTCTGAAGAAAGCATCGCGCTCTCCGACCTGGTTGCGATTGCTCAATTCGGAGAGCCGATATACCCGACTCTGTTGCCGGTCGATGCTGTTGAGAACGCGCCGGACAGCAAGTTATGGCATACTTTAATTGAAGCGGATAATTACCATGCGCTTCAATTGCTCGAATATCTCTATCCGAAAAAGGTTGATTGCATCTATATCGACCCGCCATACAATACCGGCGCAAGAGATTGGAAATATAATAATTATTATGTTGATAGTTCCGATACATACCGTCACAGCAAATGGCTCTCCATGATGCAGAAGCGGCTGAAGATTGCGAAGCGGATTCTGAATCCAAACAATTCAGTTCTAATTGTAACTATCGACGAAAAAGAATACTTGCATCTCGGGTGTTTATTGGAGGAAATGTTTCCGGAAGCAAATATACAAATGGTCAGCACATTAACCGCGAGAAGCGGTGCAGCAAGATTTAATAGTTTTAGCAGAGTTAATGAGTTCATATATTTTGTAATGAACGGTAATTATACGATAACGCCGATTGATAATGCTAATTACCAAAAAGAAGGCGACGATATTCATTGGAGATCATTCCGTAGAGGAAATCCAGCAAATATACGCACTTCTCGACCATCGCAATTTTATCCTCTGTATATAGATAAAAATACACATAAAATAATAAAAGTCGGAGATCCAATCACGTCAGAGGTCAATCGGTTTTCAGTTAGTAAAATGGAAAACTGCGAAACAGTTTTTCCCGTGCGTGATGATGGAACTGAAATGATGTGGAGTGTTACACCTAATGCATGTAGACATCTCGTCGAAAAAGGATATATAAAAGCTTCGAAATATCAAAAAGATAAACCTCAACAATTTGCTTTATCTTATTTATCTTCCGGGACAATCAAAGATATTGAAACAGGAAAAGTGTCGGTAAGAGGATACACCGAAGATGGCGGGATTATTGCAAGCAATCTTGAATCTAGAAAGGCAATGCCAAAAACTCAGTGGTCATTTGAGACGCATGATGCACGTGATTACGGAACGAAAGTTTTAAAAAACATATTAGACGAAACACGATTTGATTTCCCAAAATCTTTGTATGCTGTTGAGGATTGTATTAAACTCTTTTGCCTTAATAACCCCAACGCTCTTATTGTAGACTTCTTTGCCGGCTCTGGAACAACGCTTCATGCTGTAAATCTACTTAATGCGGAAGATGGCGGTCACCGTCGCTGCATCATGGTCACCAACAATGAGGTCTCCGATGATGAGGCAAAAACGCTGAAAGCACAAAGTTTTCAACCCGGAGATCCAGAATGGGAAAAGCTCGGTATTGCCCGCTATGTCACATGGCCGCGTACCGTTTGCAGTATCGAAGGTCATGATATCAACGGAAACCCGCTGAAAGGAGATTACCTCGGCAGCGAGCGGGCTATGTCGGGTGGCTTTGCTTCCAACTGTGAATACTTCAAACTCGGCTTTCTTGATAAAAACGCGGTTGCGCTCGGAAAGCAGTTCAAAGAAATACTTCCGCTTTTGTGGTTAAAATCAGGCGCTGCCGGAAAACGCCCGACTTTACAAAACGATGGGCTTCCTAATATGATGATCTTGCCCCAAAATGAATTCGCCGTTCTTATCAACGAGCACGGTTTTCTTGAATTTGAGAAAGAACTGGACAAGTATCCGGAGATTAAGACGGTGTTCATCGTAACAAATTCGGAAGCGGGATATCGTGAAATGATTTCGGGGATGGACGGTAAAATGACATTTCAGCTTTACCGCGATTACCTGGATAATTTCCGTATCAACTGCAGGAGGTAG
- a CDS encoding ArsC/Spx/MgsR family protein: MNIQIFGTLKCFDTKKAQRYFSERRIKVQFIDLKEKPMSRGEFLSVKSAVGGWDKLIDENCRDQDLLTLFKYLTPDAKEEKVLENQILLKTPIVRNGRQATVGYAPEVWKTWA; the protein is encoded by the coding sequence ATGAACATACAGATATTCGGCACCTTGAAATGCTTCGACACCAAGAAGGCGCAGCGGTATTTCAGCGAGCGCAGAATCAAGGTGCAATTCATTGACCTGAAAGAAAAGCCGATGAGCCGCGGGGAGTTTTTGAGCGTGAAATCCGCCGTCGGCGGCTGGGACAAACTGATTGACGAGAACTGCCGGGATCAGGACTTGCTGACTCTTTTCAAATACCTGACTCCCGACGCAAAGGAAGAAAAAGTCCTTGAAAATCAAATCCTTCTCAAAACCCCGATCGTCCGAAACGGCAGGCAAGCCACGGTTGGCTACGCCCCCGAGGTTTGGAAAACATGGGCGTGA
- a CDS encoding macro domain-containing protein: protein MPFTIVRQDITKMKVDAIVNAANPDLAMGGGVCGAIFEAAGSSELQAACDQLAPIRIGDAVITPGFALPSKFIIHTAGPIYRDGKHGEEELLRSCYLNSLKRAAENKCESIAFPLISSGIYGYPKADALRVAAQVIRVFLEEHDIDVSLVVFDKEAYTVSEQLLGEVRSYIDEHYVKEQSSRENEFRRTRQLDAARSLLNEADLSRYNMPVTKQAPLAPHAAQVDAGIDDLVGKLDEPFSETLLHLIDAKGRKDVEVYKRANLDRKLFSKIRTGKGYTPGKRTVIALAIALELSLRETDDLLERAGFALSHSQKFDVIVEYFIVNRHYDIFEINEVLFKYDQPLLGG from the coding sequence ATGCCCTTTACCATCGTCCGGCAGGACATCACAAAAATGAAGGTCGACGCCATCGTTAACGCCGCGAATCCCGATCTCGCGATGGGCGGCGGCGTTTGCGGAGCGATTTTTGAGGCGGCGGGCAGTTCCGAACTGCAGGCCGCCTGTGATCAGCTTGCGCCCATCCGTATTGGCGACGCGGTCATTACGCCGGGGTTCGCGCTGCCTTCCAAGTTTATCATTCATACCGCCGGGCCGATATACCGTGACGGCAAGCACGGCGAAGAGGAATTGCTGCGCTCTTGCTACCTGAACAGTTTGAAGCGGGCGGCGGAGAACAAGTGTGAGAGCATCGCGTTTCCGCTCATTTCAAGCGGTATTTACGGGTATCCGAAAGCCGACGCGCTGCGCGTCGCCGCACAAGTGATTCGCGTTTTCCTCGAAGAACACGACATAGACGTATCCCTGGTGGTATTTGATAAGGAAGCGTACACCGTCAGCGAACAGCTGCTCGGAGAAGTCAGAAGTTATATCGATGAGCATTATGTTAAGGAGCAAAGCTCCCGGGAAAACGAATTTCGCCGAACCCGGCAGCTTGACGCCGCGCGTTCTTTATTGAATGAAGCCGATCTTTCCCGCTATAACATGCCGGTAACGAAGCAGGCACCGCTTGCGCCGCATGCGGCGCAGGTCGATGCCGGCATTGATGATCTGGTCGGTAAACTGGATGAGCCGTTTTCCGAGACGCTGCTGCATCTGATCGACGCCAAAGGCCGAAAAGACGTTGAAGTCTATAAACGCGCCAATCTGGACCGGAAGCTGTTCTCGAAAATCCGGACCGGAAAAGGGTATACGCCGGGCAAGCGCACCGTTATCGCCCTCGCAATCGCGCTGGAGTTATCGCTCAGGGAGACGGACGACCTATTGGAGCGGGCGGGATTTGCCCTGTCCCACAGTCAGAAATTCGACGTGATCGTCGAATACTTCATCGTCAACAGGCATTACGACATCTTCGAGATCAACGAGGTCCTTTTCAAATACGACCAGCCGCTGCTCGGAGGGTGA
- a CDS encoding VWA domain-containing protein has protein sequence MKKGLTELVFILDKSGSMAGLEHDTIGGFNSMLEKQKAVEGECLITTVLFDHTYELLHDRTDIRAVNPITEKEYAVGGMTALLDAVGRTIDKIDKAQEHTAEEYRAEKVMFVIITDGAENSSKEYSAPAIKKAIEHRKAKQGWEFVFLGANIDAAEAAGNLGIGADRAQNYHADAKGTRLNYCVMSDAVSAYRTHSAMPADWNAEIKKDFDKRQKPKK, from the coding sequence ATGAAAAAAGGATTGACGGAACTGGTTTTTATTCTCGACAAGAGCGGCTCGATGGCGGGTCTTGAGCATGACACCATCGGTGGGTTCAATTCCATGCTCGAAAAGCAAAAGGCGGTTGAAGGCGAATGCCTGATTACGACAGTGCTGTTTGATCACACGTATGAACTGCTTCACGACCGCACCGACATCCGGGCGGTGAACCCCATCACCGAAAAGGAATACGCCGTCGGCGGCATGACCGCCCTGCTCGACGCCGTCGGCAGGACGATTGACAAAATCGACAAAGCGCAGGAGCACACCGCGGAGGAATACCGCGCCGAAAAGGTGATGTTCGTCATCATCACGGACGGCGCCGAAAATTCGAGCAAAGAGTATTCGGCTCCGGCGATCAAAAAGGCGATTGAGCACCGAAAGGCGAAACAGGGCTGGGAGTTCGTGTTTCTGGGCGCGAACATCGACGCGGCGGAAGCCGCAGGCAATCTGGGCATCGGCGCGGACCGCGCGCAGAATTACCACGCCGATGCCAAGGGTACGCGCCTCAATTACTGCGTGATGAGCGACGCGGTCAGCGCGTATCGGACGCATTCGGCAATGCCGGCGGATTGGAACGCCGAAATCAAAAAGGATTTCGACAAGCGTCAAAAGCCGAAAAAATAA
- a CDS encoding WYL domain-containing protein yields the protein MPLAKIMMVVSILEILKKYSDENHRLTQKEIVAYLKKDYSMDADRKAVRRNLTNLLDAGYPINYNEITRACADGETETMLTDWYLERDFTEPELRLLIDGILFSSRIPQNQCKDLIEKLKGLSSCYFNAKVSHISNLPDNRPVDTELFYTIETLNDAISEKKKVAFHYVDYKPDKQLVERKNKEGKVARYIFNPYQMAASNGRYYLIGNHDAHHNLSNLRVDRIRGIEILDEPAKPTAQVEGMKGGLDLPKHMAEHVYMFSGETVRVKFLAPPWMMNDLIDWFGMDVQVKIPPHKDGHDGRAHEQESCENKGTPRDRMLTVTVKMNRQAMHYWAMQYGCHVEVLEPADLREQIKKSAEQMAERYGCKSI from the coding sequence ATGCCGCTCGCGAAAATCATGATGGTCGTCAGCATTCTTGAAATTTTAAAAAAATACTCCGACGAAAACCACCGCCTGACGCAAAAGGAAATCGTCGCGTATCTGAAAAAGGACTATTCGATGGACGCCGACCGCAAGGCGGTGCGCCGCAATCTGACGAATCTCCTGGATGCCGGATATCCCATCAATTATAACGAAATCACGCGCGCCTGCGCCGACGGCGAAACGGAAACCATGCTGACCGACTGGTATCTGGAACGCGATTTCACCGAACCCGAACTGCGGCTGCTGATCGACGGGATCTTGTTTTCAAGCCGCATTCCGCAAAATCAGTGCAAAGACCTGATCGAGAAACTGAAAGGGCTGTCCAGCTGTTATTTCAACGCCAAGGTCTCCCACATCAGCAACCTTCCCGACAACAGGCCTGTGGACACCGAATTGTTTTACACGATCGAAACGCTCAACGACGCCATCTCCGAAAAGAAAAAAGTCGCGTTTCATTACGTCGACTACAAACCGGACAAGCAGCTGGTGGAGCGGAAGAATAAAGAGGGTAAAGTTGCCCGGTACATATTCAATCCCTATCAGATGGCCGCTTCCAACGGCAGATATTATCTCATCGGCAACCACGATGCCCATCACAACCTCAGCAATCTCCGCGTTGACCGGATTCGGGGGATTGAAATCCTGGATGAGCCCGCCAAGCCGACGGCGCAGGTCGAGGGGATGAAAGGCGGGCTTGATCTGCCGAAACACATGGCGGAGCACGTCTACATGTTCTCGGGTGAAACCGTCCGGGTGAAGTTCCTGGCTCCGCCGTGGATGATGAACGACCTGATCGACTGGTTCGGGATGGACGTGCAGGTCAAAATTCCTCCGCATAAAGACGGTCATGACGGCCGCGCCCACGAGCAGGAAAGCTGCGAAAATAAGGGCACGCCGAGAGACCGGATGCTGACCGTGACCGTGAAAATGAACCGGCAGGCGATGCATTACTGGGCGATGCAGTACGGCTGCCACGTCGAAGTCCTCGAACCCGCCGACCTGCGCGAACAAATCAAAAAATCCGCCGAACAAATGGCGGAGAGATATGGATGTAAAAGCATTTAA
- a CDS encoding MBL fold metallo-hydrolase, whose translation MTITIHKGANKIGGSITEISSGGSRIVIDFGADLPGVDKASEKINSEFEIDGVTRGEPNCDAVILTHYHGDHIGLYEKILPEIPIYIGDTAKKINLVLTKWLADHRHVSQAALSRAGGFHTYRADERLTFGNITVTPYYTDHSALDAYMLLIEADGKRVLHTGDFRTHGTFGAGVMKCLKHYVSKVDAVICEGTRIDQTAPPMTLWELESEAAKLMNETKYTFVLCSSTNIDHIRAMHRAAKQNFRMFICDGYQMNVLKTVTAAGFYDFDYIFTYDTNLDSHIAERGFCWLVRANGLDDDSIEKYRDSSLLIYSMWMGYLNGVFRNEKTARFVENFPKSVYLHTSGHASRGAIKDVLETVKPEIVIPIHTERSKLFEGVCARSKTIYLNDGESFAL comes from the coding sequence ATGACCATCACCATCCATAAAGGCGCAAACAAAATCGGCGGGAGCATTACGGAAATCTCTTCGGGCGGGTCGCGCATCGTCATCGATTTTGGGGCCGACCTGCCGGGGGTTGATAAGGCGTCCGAGAAAATCAACTCCGAATTCGAAATCGACGGCGTGACCCGTGGAGAGCCGAACTGCGACGCTGTTATACTGACCCACTACCACGGCGATCATATCGGACTTTATGAAAAGATCCTGCCCGAAATCCCCATCTATATCGGGGATACCGCGAAGAAGATCAACCTCGTTCTCACAAAATGGCTTGCGGATCATCGTCATGTTTCGCAAGCCGCTCTTTCCCGTGCCGGAGGTTTTCATACTTACCGAGCAGATGAGCGCTTGACGTTCGGCAATATCACGGTCACTCCGTATTATACCGATCACTCCGCTCTCGACGCCTATATGCTGCTCATCGAAGCGGACGGCAAACGTGTTCTGCACACCGGGGATTTCCGCACGCACGGGACTTTCGGTGCCGGTGTGATGAAGTGCCTGAAACATTATGTCAGCAAGGTCGACGCCGTGATCTGTGAGGGCACGAGAATCGATCAGACCGCGCCTCCGATGACCCTGTGGGAACTCGAAAGCGAAGCCGCGAAATTGATGAACGAAACCAAATACACTTTTGTACTGTGTTCCTCGACCAACATTGACCACATCCGGGCGATGCATCGGGCGGCAAAGCAAAATTTCCGGATGTTCATCTGCGACGGCTATCAAATGAATGTGTTGAAAACCGTCACCGCCGCCGGGTTCTATGATTTTGATTACATCTTTACTTATGATACGAATCTGGATTCGCATATCGCGGAGAGGGGCTTTTGTTGGCTGGTTCGGGCAAACGGGCTTGATGATGACAGCATTGAAAAGTACAGAGATTCCTCCCTGCTGATCTATTCAATGTGGATGGGCTATCTCAACGGCGTTTTCCGTAATGAAAAAACAGCCCGCTTTGTTGAAAACTTTCCGAAATCGGTCTATCTCCACACCTCCGGCCACGCCTCGCGCGGCGCGATCAAAGACGTTCTCGAGACTGTGAAACCCGAAATCGTCATCCCGATTCACACCGAACGTTCGAAGTTGTTCGAAGGCGTTTGCGCCCGCTCCAAAACCATCTATCTGAACGACGGGGAAAGCTTTGCTCTTTAG